Proteins from a genomic interval of Nematostella vectensis chromosome 12, jaNemVect1.1, whole genome shotgun sequence:
- the LOC5520589 gene encoding cAMP-dependent protein kinase type I-alpha regulatory subunit, whose translation MASTKRQDGDAEALRQCEIYVEKHNIQGVLKDCIVQLCISKPENPYKFFREYFEKLEKGHEEKKEETARLEAEPEQRAEVEEHPPPSKPFQRQRRGAVSAAPITEDEATSYVKKVVPKDYKTMAALSKAITKNILFSHLDENERSDIFDAMSLVKHGAGEIIIKQGDEGDNFYIVDSGEVDVFVNNVGLVSTIGEGGSFGELALIYGTPRAATIKAKTDVKLWAIDRVTYRRILMGSQIRKRRMYEQFLEKVSILESLDKWERLTVADALEPTQFQDGDDVVVQGEHGDEFFIIVEGTAVVLQRRSANEDFIEVSRLGPSDYFGEIALVLNRPRAATVQARGTLKCVKLDRQRFERVLGPCIDILKRNIQQYNSFVSLVV comes from the exons ATGGCGTCCACGAAGCGACAAGATGGAGATGCAGAGGCCCTCCGACAATGCGAGATTTATGTCGAAAAACACAACATTCAGGGAGTTTTGAAGGATTGTATCGTTCAACTATGTATCTCAAAACCCGAAAATCCATACAAATTCTTCCGGGAGTATTTCGAAAAGTTAGAAAAG GGCCatgaagaaaagaaagaggagACTGCTCGCTTGGAGGCTGAACCAGAACAACGAGCCGAGGTTGAGGAACATCCACCTCCTTCCAAACCTTTCCAGCGACAAAGACGAGGAGCTGTTAGCGCAGCACCGATCACAGAAGATGAAGCAACATCATACGTGAAAAAG GTCGTGCCGAAGGACTACAAAACAATGGCTGCTCTCTCAAAAGCAATCaccaaaaatatattgttCTCGCATCTGGACGAGAACGAACGAAG CGATATTTTCGATGCTATGTCCCTTGTGAAACACGGAGCGGgtgaaattattataaaacaaG GCGACGAGGGAGACAATTTTTACATTGTCGACAGTGGCGAAGTCGAT GTTTTTGTCAACAATGTGGGTTTGGTCTCTACCattggggagggagggagctTTGGAGAACTTGCCCTGATCTATGGCACCCCAAGAGCTGCGACTATCAAGGCAAAGACTGATGTGAAGCTGTGGGCTATCGACCGAGTAACCTACAGACGGATCTTGATGGGTAGCCAGATCAGAAAGAGGCGCATGTACGAACAGTTCCTGGAAAAGGTCAGCATCCTGGAGTCCCTGGACAAGTGGGAGAGACTGACAGTGGCTGATGCTCTGGAGCCAACACAGTTCCAGGACGGTGACGATGTGGTGGTACAAGGAGAGCATGGCGATGAATTCTTTATTATTGTGGAG GGTACAGCTGTGGTTCTCCAGAGACGCTCAGCCAACGAGGACTTTATAGAAGTCAGCAGACTGGGCCCTTCAGACTACTTTG GTGAAATTGCACTGGTACTTAACCGACCTCGAGCTGCCACAGTACAGGCCCGCGGCACCCTCAAGTGCGTCAAACTAGACCGGCAGCGCTTTGAACGTGTACTTGGGCCGTGTATTGACATCCTCAAGAGGAATATCCAACAGTACAACAGCTTTGTGTCGCTGGTTGTGTAG
- the LOC5520590 gene encoding DEAD-box ATP-dependent RNA helicase 42, which produces MGKGKDPGKTKRYKEEDVESTGKSNTTCSMLDGKERVMKEKKKEKRKHKKGQRDSSGEQELTHNVNQGEEMKENKRERIEETNRDDGLCDEDVDRGKQKKKSKKTEKRVCQGNENGSIEDVDRKQLKKSKKGENKRCGNEVSNDDDLESKKKENNLKKSRKRRCEDQDSESDDKDKDIRKQEKKLKKKGGKREDKDCGRDDDEIHGQVKNKSKKKRGHDDDGDKEAVVSEEPKRSSSEQEVDIKQNFDENTTKQESGCKPKNKKRKKKKEKKTNETDNESSIKKKSCKDSEDEEHLPSKEKKKKRKKSKDSSEGYIEQSKDIIAETGTSLLKCSEKKILKEAKRQKRKLKDINEAQDELGAEINALQNDMEEKRLQFEQDENSDCASDETGNENATTELKNDELKKGKNEKKRLVKVKEETSVENKGEEPNAGMAALSYLKMWNSNRKQWSFKKVRQVWLLKHMYDPSKVPEDDFDVLLEYLGGLQGFSRQTTIERAEKLVDLETGGDDAADRTRIKRVIQILT; this is translated from the exons ATGGGTAAAGGGAAAGATCCTGGGAAAACGAAACGTTATAAGGAAGAAGATGTTGAGTCGACGGGCAAATCAAATACCACGTGTAGCATGCTTGACGGGAAGGAACGAGTAatgaaggaaaaaaagaaagagaaacgAAAACATAAGAAGGGTCAACGAGATTCCAGTGGTGAACAAGAACTTACCCACAATGTTAACCAAGGAGAGGAAATGAAGGAGAACAAGAGAGAGAGAATTGAAGAAACTAATAGAGATGATGGTTTGTGTGATGAAGATGTCGATAGAGGGaaacagaaaaagaaatcaaagaaGACTGAGAAAAGAGTTTGTCAAGGTAATGAAAATGGTAGCATAGAAGATGTAGATAGaaaacaactaaaaaaatcaaagaagggtgaaaacaaaagatgTGGAAATGAGGTAtctaatgatgatgatttagaaagtaaaaagaaagaaaataacttAAAGAAGAGTAGGAAAAGGAGATGTGAGGATCAGGATAGTGAAAGTGATGATAAAGATAAAGATATtagaaaacaagaaaagaaattaaaaaagaagGGGGGAAAACGAGAGGATAAAGATTGCGGCAGAGATGACGATGAGATTCACGGACAAGTTAAAAATAagtcaaagaaaaaaaggggacatgatgatgatggtgataaagaAGCTGTAGTCAGTGAGGAACCAAAGAGGAGTAGTAGTGAACAAGAAGTGgacataaaacaaaattttgatgAGAATACCACAAAACAGGAGAGTGGATGTAaacccaaaaataaaaagagaaagaagaaaaaagaaaagaaaaccaatGAGACTGACAATGAGAGTTctattaagaaaaaaagctgCAAAGATAGTGAGGATGAGGAACATCTTCcatctaaagaaaaaaagaagaaaaggaaaaagagtAAAGATAGCAGTGAAGGATATATTGAACAGAGTAAAGATATTATAGCAGAAACTGGAACAAGTTTATTGAAATGCTCAGAGAAAAAGATTCTTAAAGAAGCTAAAAGGCAGAAGAGGAAATTAAAGGATATCAATGAGGCCCAAGATGAGCTAGGTGCAGAAATCAATGCTCTTCAGAATGACATGGAAGAAAAGAGACTTCAATTTGAACAAGATGAAAATTCAGATTGTGCTTCTGATGAAACAGGCAATGAGAATGCTACAACTGAGCTGAAAAATGATGAACTAAAGAAAGGaaagaatgaaaaaaagaGACTGGTCAAAGTAAAAGAGGAGACAAGTGTTGAGAATAAAGGAGAAGAGCCTAATGCAGGGATGGCTGCTCTATCTTATTTGAAAATGTGGAATTCTAACCGCAAACAGTGGTCTTTTAAGAAAGTCAGACAAGTCTGGTTGTTAAAACACATGTATGATCCATCAAAG GTCCCAGAAGATGATTTTGATGTTTTGCTGGAATACCTTGGTGGTTTGCAAGGATTTTCTAGACAGACTACTATAGAGAGAGCAGAGAAGCTTGTGGATCTAGAAACAG gtggtgatgatgctgCAGATAGGACACGGATCAAGAGAGTCATTCAGATCCTGACATAA